A stretch of DNA from Curtobacterium sp. MCBD17_035:
ACCACCGGCCGCCGCGCGGCGCTCGGGTCCGGTGCCTCCGGCCCGACATCCGCCGTGCCGGCGACGCTCACCCCGATGGGGGGACTGCCCGGACTCGCCGCCGCCCCGGTGCCCGACGGCGTTCCCGGGAACACCTCGGCCGACGCGACGTCCGACCCGAGCGCGACCGCAGGCGTCCCCGGCACGCTCGCCGGAGGCACCACGGCCCCGGGTGGCGCCTCCGTCACGTCGACGTCGCCGGTCGGAGTCGACTCCGTCGGCCGCAGCCGGCTCGGCCGGAGTGCCACCGGCACCGGCGCCGGCACCGGCGCCTCCCGGTCCGGCTCAGTCGAGACCAGGACCTCCGAAGCCATCACCGACGGGGTCGGCATCGCCGGGCGCGCCACCGACGCCTCGAGCACCGGAGCGAGCGTCACCGGACCCGCCACGACCGGCACCGCGACGAGCGGCACCGCGACGACCGGACCCCTGCCGAGCGCGGCGGCGGCCAGCGGGGCGATCACCGCTCCGCCGTCGACGGCGACCGAGCGACCGGCGGTCCGCATGGCCTCCGCGGACGCCGCACCGTCCCTCCCGACCCGCACCGCGGGACCGGCTCCGGCCGGGCCGGCGCGCACGACGACCGGACCCGCGGCCGTCGACCAGCGCGCGCCGGACGCGGCCCCGTCCCTCCCGTTCGCCGTACCCGCGGTGGCCCCGGGAGCCGGACCGGCCGGTCCCGCGGTGTCGGCGACCGCCGCAGCGCCGTCGCCGACCCCCGCGCCGTTGGCGCAGCAGCTCGCGCGACCGCTGTTCACGCTCGCGGCAGCACCACACGGCGAGCATGTCGTGACCGTCACGGTGAGCCCGGAGACGCTCGGATCGGTGACCGTCCGCGCGCACGTGTCCGCCGACGGGATGCGCGTCGAGCTGTTCGCCGCGTCGGACGCGGGCCGGGACGCGGTGCGGTCGATCATGCCCGAGCTCCGACGTGACCTCGGGCAGACCGGGGTGGCGACGACACTCGACCTCTCGGGGCAGAACCAGCCGTCGGACACGGGCGGCGGCGACCGGCGACCCTCGACCGCCCCGAGGCCCGCGTCGGGCGGTCCGGTCGGGCCCACCGGCGCCACGGCGGCGTCCGCTGACGCCGCTGCGGCCGCCGGACGGACGGCCACCCCGACCACCGGGCTCGACGTCCTCGCCTGACGGCGCTGACGAGACCCGAACGACGACCGATAGTCACCGAGAACGAACGAAGGACCGCACATGGCACTCGACGGCATCACCGGCACCGTGGACACGGCCGCCCAGGCATCAGCGCTCGCGGCGAACCCGACGACGACCTCGTCGACGATGGACTCGCAGATGTTCCTCAAGCTGCTCGTCACGCAGCTGCAGAACCAGGACCCGTCGAGCCCGATGGACACGAACGCCATGATCAGCCAGCAGACGCAGATGGCGATGATGGAGCAGATGACGAACCAGACGTCGACCGCGAACGAGAACTTCTCGCTCCAGATGCGGATCGCCGCCGCCAACCTCGTCGGCAAGCAGGTCTCCTACACCGACGCGACGACCGGCACCGACGTGACCGGCACCGCCACCGCCGTCTCGTACGCCGGGAGCGTCCCGCAGGTGACCGTCAACGGGAAGGAGGTCGCTCTGGACAGCGTCTCCGGCGTCACGACCACGACCAGCAGCGGGTCCTGAGGGCCCCGCACCTCCCCGGGCCCTGCCCGCACGACCACCCCGGCCAGGACGGCCGGTCGGACCACCACCGCACAGCACGGACGCGCCGCGGAGACCACCACTTCCGTCACCGACGGCGAGCCAGCCGGCCCGTCGCCCTCCGAAAGGACGCACCATGCTCCGCTCGCTGTACTCCGGGATCTCCGGACTCCGCTCCCACCAGGAGATGCTCGACGTCACGGGCAACAACATCGCCAACGTCAACACGGCCGGCTTCAAGTCGTCGACGACCGTGTTCCAGGACACCCTGTCGCAGATGACCCAGGGTGCGGGCTCCCCGCAGTCCGGCCTCGGCGGCACGAACCCGGCCCAGATCGGCCTCGGCGTGCAGGTCGCCGGCGTCTCGACGAACTTCGCGCAGGGCTCGGCCGAGGCGACCGGCAAGGCCACCGACCTCATGATCTCCGGCGACGGGTTCTTCGTCACCCGGCAGGGCAACGACACCGTCTACACGCGAGCGGGGTCGTTCGACTTCGACGCGCAGGGCCGACTGACCACGCCGGACGGGAAGATCGTCCAGGGCTACTCGGCCACCAACGGCGTCGTCGACGACGGCGGCCAGCTCGGCGACATCACGCTGCCGCTGACCGCAGCGGCACCCGCTGCCGTGACGACCTCGGCCACGGTCGACGGCAACCTGCCGTCGGACACCGCGACCGGACAGGTGATCACCCGCGACAGCGACGTGTACGACGCGTCCGGCACCAAGCACGCGATGACGCTCGCGTTCACGAAGACCGCCGCGGGCTGGAACGTCAGCGGCACCGACGGTGAGGGCAACGCCGCGTCCGGCACGATCACGTTCGGCGCCGACGGCAAGATCAGCGGCGGTGGGACGCTGAAGATCGGTGGTATCACCGCTGACATGACCCAGCTCACCGGGTTCGCCACGCTCTCGACCGCGTCGATCAGCAGCCAGAACGGCCACGCGGCCGGCACCCTCAAGGGCTTCTCCATCTCGCAGGACGGCACGCTCGTCGG
This window harbors:
- a CDS encoding flagellar hook-length control protein FliK, which produces MTVLATPAAPPPAAPRSGTGRPTSPTGSGDFDATLASVATDSDRDGRSDDRLDQEAGVRPDHRPAPSTGRPGSSHEDRAARPRGRHDGADRHAERARSASTPANGTDAGDQSGADVGDGLVDVAGAAALASLAAAVTGASSATAGAPSAVADTGAASGSAGAVPTGAGAALDVPGATTATATTVAGGAVPTGVGLGADPTTGRRAALGSGASGPTSAVPATLTPMGGLPGLAAAPVPDGVPGNTSADATSDPSATAGVPGTLAGGTTAPGGASVTSTSPVGVDSVGRSRLGRSATGTGAGTGASRSGSVETRTSEAITDGVGIAGRATDASSTGASVTGPATTGTATSGTATTGPLPSAAAASGAITAPPSTATERPAVRMASADAAPSLPTRTAGPAPAGPARTTTGPAAVDQRAPDAAPSLPFAVPAVAPGAGPAGPAVSATAAAPSPTPAPLAQQLARPLFTLAAAPHGEHVVTVTVSPETLGSVTVRAHVSADGMRVELFAASDAGRDAVRSIMPELRRDLGQTGVATTLDLSGQNQPSDTGGGDRRPSTAPRPASGGPVGPTGATAASADAAAAAGRTATPTTGLDVLA
- a CDS encoding flagellar hook capping FlgD N-terminal domain-containing protein; the encoded protein is MALDGITGTVDTAAQASALAANPTTTSSTMDSQMFLKLLVTQLQNQDPSSPMDTNAMISQQTQMAMMEQMTNQTSTANENFSLQMRIAAANLVGKQVSYTDATTGTDVTGTATAVSYAGSVPQVTVNGKEVALDSVSGVTTTTSSGS
- a CDS encoding flagellar hook protein FlgE, with amino-acid sequence MLRSLYSGISGLRSHQEMLDVTGNNIANVNTAGFKSSTTVFQDTLSQMTQGAGSPQSGLGGTNPAQIGLGVQVAGVSTNFAQGSAEATGKATDLMISGDGFFVTRQGNDTVYTRAGSFDFDAQGRLTTPDGKIVQGYSATNGVVDDGGQLGDITLPLTAAAPAAVTTSATVDGNLPSDTATGQVITRDSDVYDASGTKHAMTLAFTKTAAGWNVSGTDGEGNAASGTITFGADGKISGGGTLKIGGITADMTQLTGFATLSTASISSQNGHAAGTLKGFSISQDGTLVGQFSNGSTEALGRIALASFANPGGLEKVGDSGYRATANSGSAQVGSPTSGSLGSLASGTLEMSNVDLSQEFTNLIVAQRGFQANARIITTSDSVLEELTNLKR